A section of the Candidatus Glassbacteria bacterium genome encodes:
- a CDS encoding uridine kinase produces MAKKHERKEPESKRAHMQSRFTRESLMGKHLYEEHMWTGSEIAVLPDVDLVFIGGRSIMDRGREAILQVVDEIIRCREQLGYRMILGVSGGVRNRHTWYQGIDFGLPIGGLAMLAGAVEGQYARMLYALLAKHGGMWMAREHFDKLPLYVYSDMIPISIATPPYHFWEKPSRIGNIPEYGSDFGMYITAELLGLRRLVFAKDVKGLYTKDPKKHPGKAEFIPRISAQELLEMDLDDLPVHRTVLYNMCRAHSAKELYLVNGLEKGNIEKALAGENVGTVIYKDETGARQKAS; encoded by the coding sequence ATGGCGAAAAAGCACGAGAGAAAAGAGCCGGAAAGCAAGCGCGCGCACATGCAGAGCCGTTTTACGCGCGAATCACTGATGGGTAAGCACCTGTACGAGGAACACATGTGGACCGGCTCGGAGATTGCCGTGCTGCCCGATGTGGACCTGGTGTTTATCGGCGGCAGGAGTATCATGGACCGCGGACGCGAGGCGATTCTGCAGGTTGTGGACGAAATAATCCGCTGCCGCGAGCAGCTCGGCTACCGGATGATACTCGGCGTCAGCGGCGGCGTGCGCAACCGTCACACCTGGTACCAGGGGATTGATTTCGGCCTGCCGATCGGCGGGCTGGCGATGCTGGCCGGTGCGGTCGAGGGCCAGTACGCGCGCATGCTCTACGCCCTGCTGGCCAAACACGGCGGGATGTGGATGGCCCGCGAGCATTTCGATAAGCTTCCGCTGTATGTCTATTCCGACATGATTCCGATCTCGATCGCCACGCCCCCGTACCATTTCTGGGAAAAACCGAGCAGGATCGGCAACATCCCGGAATACGGATCGGATTTCGGGATGTACATTACTGCCGAGCTGCTTGGCCTGAGGCGGCTCGTGTTCGCCAAGGATGTCAAAGGTCTCTATACCAAAGATCCGAAAAAGCACCCCGGGAAGGCGGAATTCATTCCCCGGATCAGCGCCCAGGAACTGCTGGAGATGGATCTCGATGACCTCCCGGTTCACCGTACCGTGCTCTACAACATGTGCAGGGCGCACAGCGCCAAGGAGCTGTACCTGGTCAACGGCCTGGAAAAAGGGAATATCGAGAAGGCGCTGGCGGGAGAGAACGTGGGGACAGTGATCTACAAGGACGAAACCGGGGCAAGGCAAAAAGCATCGTGA
- a CDS encoding uridine kinase, whose product MPAHKRGFSRTHISSRFMRESLLDKGVIASTDSRKQVAVLPDQNVIMVGGKSIIDRGRKAVYPLIEEIVENKGKHGMILSVSGGIRVRHSYAVGLDFGLPPGGLSMLVAGIEEQNARILYALLAKHGGIRMTRDHFEELSMYIHAGMIPIMVPMPPHMYWEKPPKFGNIPDYGPDFGIYMVSEVLGTKSMIYIKDQDGLFTEDPRKNPDAELIKKISVQKLLEMDLNELIIERSVLEVMVRSRLSKKIYIINGLKHGNLTKALNGRQVGTVIFKDESRASVSVPAVPGGSGKGAKKKTAPVKAGKKKIAAKE is encoded by the coding sequence ATGCCGGCACATAAGAGAGGGTTCAGCAGGACTCATATCAGCAGCAGGTTCATGCGCGAGTCCCTGCTCGACAAGGGAGTTATCGCTTCCACCGATTCGAGGAAACAGGTGGCCGTGCTGCCCGATCAGAACGTGATCATGGTCGGCGGCAAGAGCATCATCGACAGAGGCAGGAAAGCAGTCTACCCGCTGATCGAGGAGATTGTCGAGAACAAGGGCAAGCACGGGATGATCCTGTCGGTCAGCGGCGGAATCCGCGTGCGCCATTCCTATGCGGTGGGACTGGATTTCGGCCTGCCTCCCGGCGGCTTGAGCATGCTGGTGGCCGGAATCGAGGAGCAGAACGCGCGGATTCTCTACGCGCTGCTGGCCAAGCACGGCGGGATCAGGATGACCCGCGACCATTTCGAGGAACTTTCGATGTACATCCACGCTGGCATGATCCCGATCATGGTCCCGATGCCGCCGCACATGTACTGGGAAAAACCGCCGAAGTTCGGCAATATCCCGGACTACGGCCCCGATTTCGGCATTTACATGGTCAGCGAAGTCCTTGGCACCAAGTCGATGATCTACATTAAGGACCAGGACGGGCTGTTCACCGAGGACCCGCGCAAGAATCCGGATGCCGAGCTTATCAAAAAGATCAGCGTGCAGAAGCTGCTGGAGATGGACCTCAACGAGCTGATTATCGAGCGCAGTGTGCTGGAAGTGATGGTCCGCAGCCGTCTGAGCAAGAAAATCTACATCATCAACGGTCTCAAGCACGGAAATCTTACCAAGGCGCTCAACGGCCGGCAGGTGGGCACGGTGATATTCAAGGACGAGTCCAGGGCTTCGGTAAGCGTCCCCGCTGTTCCAGGCGGCAGCGGCAAGGGCGCAAAGAAAAAAACTGCCCCCGTCAAAGCGGGTAAAAAGAAGATCGCGGCTAAGGAATAG
- a CDS encoding uridine kinase, with translation MSKKDAARDIWTRFEHESLSDKKLLEATSGQPIRIIPGVKLMKIGGQSVMDRGRKALFPILNEIVANHKRKKIMICSGGGTRARHAYEIAIDLELPPGFLAALGGSIALQNARILQMLLAKHGGIHISTEQFEMLPLFFKLGCIPIMVGMPPFTYWEEIPQKGSIPDNRTDTGVFLTAEFLGAESVLYIKDEDGLYTNDPKKDPKAEFIPEITVSELWALDLDDLVVERVVLDYLQRSKNVKYLEIINGLKPGNITKALNGKHTGTRIYKG, from the coding sequence ATGAGCAAGAAGGATGCGGCCAGGGATATCTGGACCAGGTTCGAGCACGAATCGCTGAGCGACAAGAAGCTGCTGGAGGCTACCAGCGGCCAGCCGATCAGGATTATCCCGGGCGTTAAACTGATGAAGATTGGCGGCCAGAGCGTGATGGACCGCGGCCGCAAGGCGCTGTTCCCGATCCTCAACGAGATCGTGGCCAATCACAAGCGCAAGAAGATCATGATCTGCTCCGGCGGCGGCACGCGCGCGCGCCACGCCTATGAGATCGCAATCGATCTCGAGCTGCCGCCCGGTTTCCTGGCTGCGCTGGGGGGGTCGATCGCCCTGCAGAACGCGCGTATCCTGCAGATGCTGCTGGCCAAGCACGGCGGAATCCATATTTCCACCGAGCAGTTCGAGATGCTGCCCCTGTTTTTCAAGCTGGGATGTATCCCGATCATGGTCGGCATGCCGCCGTTCACCTACTGGGAAGAGATTCCCCAAAAAGGTTCGATTCCAGACAACCGTACCGACACCGGCGTGTTCCTGACCGCCGAGTTCCTGGGTGCCGAGAGTGTGCTGTATATCAAGGACGAGGACGGGCTCTACACCAACGACCCCAAGAAAGACCCCAAGGCGGAGTTCATCCCCGAGATCACTGTCAGCGAGCTGTGGGCGCTGGACCTCGACGACCTGGTTGTCGAACGGGTGGTGCTCGACTATCTCCAGCGCAGCAAAAATGTCAAGTATCTCGAGATTATCAATGGTCTCAAGCCCGGTAATATTACAAAGGCGCTGAACGGGAAGCACACGGGCACCAGGATTTACAAAGGGTAA